One Gelria sp. Kuro-4 DNA segment encodes these proteins:
- a CDS encoding S-layer homology domain-containing protein: MHLRRPLCCLLAVLFLFGQALLGRPAAARLRPAPVPTAPVTRADFAGYLAAALELPPAPPGACPFLDVSGEPAREAVAQVHQAGVMSGFPGGAFRPGEAVTRAQAVAVLLSAARRLPAAPACMLPGLPARRGAALPFADVPPAHWAHAAIASAWEKGLAAGTGEGRFLPDRPVSAWELRLFFERFLGAEAAARAGLNAVPAPQPPRPAPAPTPGSAASAIPILLYHHLAPRGTGWDQNGATLTPEEFAWQMDRLALLGYKVLSAGELEQFLSGRLSVPARTAAITFDDGYASNLHYAFPVLKRHGFPAIINVITGTVPDAPLVPYDPRCLQRLSWPELRRLSASGLITLGSHSEDLHAYVPSGPQGVRRPALVARLYNPTTRSVETEAAYRARIRADLTASRDKLARELGAPPHIFAYPYGVSDPLSRRLVAEAGFTFTFGTRPALARRGGGLTDVPRLVVRPGLTPAQFDALLVGK; the protein is encoded by the coding sequence ATGCACCTGCGCCGCCCCTTGTGCTGCCTTCTGGCTGTACTTTTTCTTTTCGGACAAGCCCTGCTCGGCCGCCCTGCCGCCGCCCGGCTCCGGCCGGCCCCTGTTCCCACCGCGCCCGTAACCCGTGCCGACTTCGCGGGTTACTTGGCCGCCGCACTCGAGCTGCCACCGGCACCGCCCGGCGCCTGCCCCTTCCTTGACGTCAGCGGGGAGCCGGCCCGGGAGGCGGTTGCCCAGGTGCATCAGGCCGGCGTCATGAGCGGCTTTCCCGGGGGAGCGTTCCGGCCCGGGGAGGCTGTTACCCGGGCCCAGGCCGTGGCAGTGCTCCTCAGTGCCGCGCGGCGGCTGCCGGCGGCCCCGGCGTGCATGCTGCCCGGGCTGCCGGCGCGGCGCGGTGCCGCGCTGCCCTTTGCCGACGTGCCACCGGCGCACTGGGCGCACGCCGCCATCGCCTCCGCCTGGGAAAAGGGGCTGGCGGCGGGGACGGGCGAGGGGCGCTTTCTGCCCGATCGGCCCGTTAGCGCCTGGGAGCTGCGGCTGTTCTTTGAACGGTTCCTGGGCGCCGAAGCCGCAGCGCGTGCCGGGCTTAACGCCGTGCCCGCGCCGCAGCCGCCGCGCCCCGCGCCGGCGCCCACCCCCGGCTCCGCGGCCAGCGCCATCCCCATTCTCCTTTACCACCACCTGGCTCCCAGGGGCACCGGCTGGGACCAAAACGGCGCCACCCTCACCCCCGAGGAATTCGCCTGGCAGATGGACCGCCTGGCGCTGCTCGGCTACAAGGTCCTGAGCGCCGGCGAACTGGAGCAGTTTCTCAGCGGCCGCCTCAGTGTGCCGGCCCGCACGGCGGCCATCACCTTCGACGACGGCTACGCCAGCAACCTGCACTATGCCTTTCCCGTGCTCAAGCGGCACGGCTTTCCCGCCATCATTAATGTTATCACCGGCACTGTGCCGGACGCGCCGCTCGTTCCCTACGATCCCCGCTGCCTCCAGCGCCTCTCCTGGCCGGAGCTGCGCCGGCTGTCCGCCTCGGGCCTCATCACCCTGGGCTCCCACAGCGAGGACCTGCACGCATACGTGCCCTCCGGCCCCCAGGGCGTGAGGCGACCGGCCCTGGTGGCACGCCTGTATAACCCCACTACCCGGTCCGTGGAGACCGAAGCCGCCTACCGCGCGCGCATCAGGGCCGATCTTACAGCCTCGCGCGACAAGCTGGCCCGCGAGCTGGGGGCGCCGCCCCACATCTTCGCTTATCCCTACGGGGTGAGCGACCCCCTCTCCCGGCGGCTGGTGGCCGAGGCCGGCTTCACCTTCACCTTTGGTACGCGCCCTGCCCTGGCGCGGCGCGGCGGCGGCCTCACCGACGTGCCGCGCCTGGTGGTGCGCCCCGGCCTCACCCCGGCCCAGTTCGATGCGCTCCTTGTGGGGAAGTAG
- a CDS encoding YIP1 family protein, translated as MIYLDLFVGVLTAPFATLRALAAQPRPGAAVVVHALIILITALAGAYAAPGAPPLPLTPGAGLAVVFGLLGLFLYAACLHLSAAFLGGEGCGRALGLFTALAFASSPSVLIAPFGLAMRAAPPVFYYLVSAALGFWVLVLQILSIQATYRFSFWRALAALLLPFLLVLAAVLLSVVLGVAALLPQLKGLLPPTL; from the coding sequence TTGATTTACCTGGATCTTTTCGTCGGCGTCCTTACCGCACCTTTCGCGACATTGCGCGCCCTGGCGGCCCAGCCGCGTCCGGGCGCGGCTGTGGTGGTCCACGCACTCATCATCCTTATCACCGCTCTAGCCGGCGCCTACGCGGCACCCGGCGCGCCGCCGCTTCCTCTCACGCCGGGCGCGGGCCTGGCCGTTGTTTTCGGGCTCCTGGGCCTCTTTCTTTATGCTGCTTGTCTGCACCTCAGTGCCGCGTTTCTCGGCGGCGAGGGCTGCGGTCGCGCCCTCGGCCTGTTCACCGCCCTGGCCTTCGCTTCCTCTCCCAGCGTACTCATCGCGCCCTTCGGCCTGGCCATGCGCGCAGCGCCGCCGGTGTTCTACTATCTGGTCAGCGCCGCCCTGGGCTTCTGGGTGCTGGTCCTGCAAATCCTCAGCATTCAGGCCACCTACCGCTTTTCCTTTTGGCGCGCCCTGGCCGCTTTGCTGCTGCCTTTCCTTCTTGTCCTGGCCGCCGTGCTCCTGAGCGTGGTCCTGGGTGTGGCCGCCCTGCTGCCCCAGCTGAAGGGCCTCCTGCCGCCCACATTATGA
- a CDS encoding glycosyltransferase family 4 protein, producing the protein MAQLQAAFVSTFPPRKCGLATFTADLMQAIAGLGVWPEPQAVAITHADNQLEYDHRVRFEIIQEEESSYAAAANWLNRTPVDVVMIEHEYGIFGGTNGAYVLTLLKHLKKPALVTLHTVLPRPDRARADIIRALAAGSEGLVVLAHKGRDLLVRRYGIPGEKIHMIRHGVPAAPAATAEELKEKYGLAGRTVISTFGLLHPGKGIEYVLEALPGVVRRHPEAVYLILGQTHPEVKKHSGEAYREYLHGKVDGLGLAEHVRFVNHYLSQEELMEYLKLTDIYITPYLDPEQISSGPLAYAVALGKAVIATPYLCARELLARGRGILVPFQNSTAIGTELAGLLADPARRAELAERAGAFGETLSWRAVAQSYVELMEQAALQAAAERRAPMGVGR; encoded by the coding sequence GCCATTGCCGGGCTGGGGGTGTGGCCCGAGCCGCAGGCGGTGGCCATTACCCACGCCGATAACCAACTGGAGTACGACCACCGGGTGCGCTTTGAGATTATCCAAGAAGAAGAGTCGTCCTACGCGGCGGCGGCCAACTGGCTGAACCGCACGCCGGTGGATGTGGTGATGATTGAACATGAGTACGGGATTTTCGGCGGGACGAACGGGGCCTATGTGCTGACGCTCCTTAAGCACCTTAAGAAGCCGGCGCTGGTGACGCTGCACACGGTGCTGCCGCGGCCCGACCGGGCGCGGGCGGACATTATCCGGGCGCTGGCGGCAGGGAGCGAAGGCCTGGTGGTGCTGGCCCACAAGGGGCGCGACCTCCTGGTACGCCGCTACGGCATCCCGGGCGAGAAGATCCACATGATCCGCCACGGCGTGCCGGCGGCGCCGGCGGCCACGGCGGAGGAGCTCAAGGAAAAGTACGGGCTGGCCGGGCGCACGGTGATCTCTACCTTCGGGCTGCTGCACCCGGGCAAGGGGATCGAGTACGTGCTGGAGGCGCTGCCGGGGGTGGTGCGCCGGCACCCGGAGGCCGTCTACCTCATCCTGGGGCAGACGCACCCGGAGGTAAAGAAGCACTCCGGGGAGGCGTACCGCGAGTACCTGCACGGTAAGGTGGACGGGCTGGGGCTCGCGGAGCACGTGCGCTTTGTGAACCACTACCTGTCGCAGGAAGAGCTGATGGAGTACCTGAAGCTCACGGACATTTACATTACGCCCTACCTCGACCCGGAGCAGATCTCCAGCGGACCGCTGGCCTACGCGGTGGCGCTGGGGAAGGCGGTAATCGCCACGCCGTACCTGTGCGCGCGGGAGCTTTTGGCGCGCGGGCGGGGAATCCTGGTGCCGTTTCAGAACAGCACGGCCATCGGGACCGAGCTGGCCGGGCTGCTCGCCGACCCGGCGCGGCGGGCCGAGCTCGCCGAGCGGGCGGGCGCCTTTGGGGAGACGCTCAGCTGGCGGGCCGTGGCTCAAAGTTACGTAGAGCTTATGGAACAAGCGGCGCTGCAGGCGGCAGCCGAGCGCCGCGCGCCGATGGGAGTTGGGAGGTAA
- a CDS encoding glycosyltransferase produces MEYPELTLAHMVRLTDDTGIIQHAKYHLPNRATGYTTDDNARALLTAVEAYQATGNEEALQLAEVYLAFLHYAQLPSGRFHNFMHYDRTWADKVGSQDAFGRAVWALGGTAAALPGKGGGALARELFLRALPWTVRLKALRAQAFSLLGLVEYLGAYAEPPVKSAAATLAQKLVAAYHREASQDWAWFEDRLTYSNGVLPGALLAAYRRLGGHELLEVGERALAFLTDVLWRGHYFKLVGCHGWYIKGGEPAAWDEQPEDAGCLVLAYSEAYRATGSAMYKKRAEAAFEWFLGRNARGEPLYDPATGGCHDGLTATGVNANQGAESLLAFLLSGVRYQLPEVFLKPAKQG; encoded by the coding sequence ATGGAGTATCCGGAGCTTACGCTGGCGCACATGGTGCGCCTCACCGACGATACAGGAATCATTCAGCACGCCAAGTACCACCTGCCGAACCGCGCCACCGGCTACACCACCGACGACAACGCGCGGGCGCTGCTTACGGCGGTGGAGGCGTACCAGGCCACGGGAAACGAGGAGGCACTGCAGCTGGCGGAGGTGTACCTGGCGTTTCTCCACTACGCCCAGCTGCCCAGCGGACGCTTCCACAACTTTATGCACTACGACCGCACCTGGGCCGACAAGGTGGGGTCGCAGGACGCCTTCGGCCGCGCCGTGTGGGCGCTGGGCGGCACGGCCGCGGCCCTGCCCGGCAAGGGCGGCGGGGCGCTGGCGCGGGAGCTCTTCCTGCGGGCGCTGCCCTGGACGGTGCGCCTGAAGGCCCTGCGGGCGCAGGCCTTTTCCCTGCTGGGGCTGGTGGAGTACCTGGGCGCGTACGCCGAGCCGCCGGTGAAAAGCGCGGCGGCCACGCTGGCCCAAAAGCTGGTCGCCGCCTACCACCGGGAAGCGAGCCAGGATTGGGCCTGGTTTGAAGACCGGCTCACCTACTCCAACGGCGTCCTGCCGGGAGCGCTCCTCGCGGCGTACCGGCGCCTGGGAGGCCACGAGCTTCTCGAGGTGGGCGAGCGCGCGCTGGCCTTTCTCACCGACGTCCTCTGGCGCGGGCACTACTTTAAGCTGGTAGGCTGCCACGGGTGGTACATCAAGGGCGGCGAACCGGCCGCCTGGGACGAGCAGCCGGAAGACGCCGGCTGCCTGGTGCTGGCCTACAGCGAAGCCTACCGGGCCACCGGCAGCGCCATGTACAAGAAACGCGCCGAGGCCGCCTTCGAGTGGTTCCTGGGCCGCAACGCCCGCGGTGAACCCCTCTACGACCCCGCCACCGGCGGCTGCCACGACGGCCTCACCGCCACGGGCGTCAACGCCAACCAGGGCGCCGAGTCCCTCCTGGCCTTCCTCCTCTCCGGGGTCAGGTATCAACTTCCCGAAGTATTTCTCAAACCTGCGAAACAGGGTTAG